The following are from one region of the Stanieria cyanosphaera PCC 7437 genome:
- a CDS encoding DUF4335 domain-containing protein: MTIKRQYILPNCTLTLEGFGDNTQAEVEEPSESTSISILVNAECNFVGCDRSLSGGGVFFENLVKAVSTYAQEFLSGLSHPHESQTDYPIVKIESLGEQHLHRLSVDSAAETGKENVAIDLTTVQLFDLVEAIDQFLSDRNILPDLSFQIQPVSRRYRKPEEPLVERVTPIAVGVGSLAIAAAAFWMIPPPEIREPQPQPGVSPTETLPTTPQSPPPQ, encoded by the coding sequence ATGACAATTAAACGGCAATATATTTTGCCTAACTGCACTTTAACTTTAGAAGGATTTGGCGATAATACCCAGGCTGAAGTCGAAGAGCCAAGCGAATCAACCTCAATTTCGATTTTAGTCAATGCTGAATGTAATTTTGTTGGTTGTGATCGTTCTCTTTCTGGGGGGGGAGTTTTTTTTGAAAATCTTGTTAAAGCAGTAAGTACTTATGCTCAAGAATTCTTAAGCGGATTATCCCATCCTCACGAATCTCAAACCGATTATCCCATTGTTAAAATTGAATCTTTAGGCGAACAACATCTCCATCGCTTATCTGTAGATTCCGCAGCCGAAACAGGGAAGGAAAATGTTGCGATTGATTTAACCACCGTGCAGTTATTTGATCTCGTTGAAGCGATAGATCAATTTTTGAGCGATCGCAATATTCTTCCCGATTTATCTTTTCAGATCCAACCAGTTAGCAGACGCTACCGTAAACCAGAAGAACCTTTAGTCGAAAGAGTTACTCCTATAGCCGTGGGTGTTGGTAGTTTGGCTATTGCTGCTGCTGCTTTTTGGATGATTCCACCGCCAGAAATTCGCGAACCCCAACCGCAACCAGGAGTTTCACCTACGGAGACTTTACCTACTACTCCTCAATCACCACCACCTCAATAA
- a CDS encoding MgPME-cyclase complex family protein, with protein sequence MTTYYYVLGSQKFLLEEEPFEEVLQERTRNYQEKNQEIDFWLVKQPAFLEAPEFAAIKAKVPQPSVAVISTNSQFITWLKLRLEYVLKGEFEAPSDSIPNPLGSLEAVA encoded by the coding sequence ATGACAACTTACTATTACGTTTTAGGCAGTCAAAAGTTTTTACTTGAAGAAGAGCCTTTTGAGGAAGTTTTACAAGAAAGAACCAGAAACTACCAAGAGAAAAATCAAGAAATAGACTTTTGGTTAGTTAAACAACCTGCTTTTTTAGAAGCACCAGAATTTGCTGCTATTAAAGCAAAAGTTCCTCAACCTTCGGTAGCAGTTATTTCTACAAATTCTCAATTTATTACTTGGTTAAAACTTAGATTGGAATATGTTCTCAAAGGGGAATTTGAAGCACCGTCAGACTCAATTCCCAATCCTCTTGGTTCTTTAGAAGCGGTTGCTTAA
- a CDS encoding pyridoxine 5'-phosphate synthase, with the protein MLTLGVNIDHVATIRQARRTVEPDPVAAAVLAELGGADGITVHLREDRRHIQDRDVRLLRQTVRTHLNLEMAPTAEMIAIAIEIKPDYVTLVPEKREEVTTEGGIDIVSNLTRFCEVVQQLQEAGIPVSWFIDADEAQIDAAAKTGAKFIELHTGKYADAENEVIRKQELTILQQGTKQALAVGLRVNAGHGLTYWNVYPVACIPGMEELNIGHTIISRAVLVGMERAVKDMKLAMRGEF; encoded by the coding sequence TTGCTTACCCTTGGAGTCAATATCGATCATGTCGCTACTATTCGTCAAGCCAGACGTACAGTAGAACCAGATCCCGTAGCAGCAGCAGTTTTAGCTGAGTTAGGCGGTGCTGATGGGATTACCGTACACTTAAGGGAAGACCGTCGCCATATTCAAGACCGAGATGTCCGTTTGTTGCGTCAAACAGTTAGAACTCATCTTAACTTAGAGATGGCACCAACAGCAGAAATGATTGCGATCGCAATTGAGATCAAGCCTGATTACGTTACATTAGTTCCTGAAAAAAGAGAAGAAGTAACTACAGAAGGCGGTATTGATATTGTTAGCAATCTAACTCGCTTTTGTGAAGTTGTTCAGCAACTCCAAGAGGCAGGAATTCCTGTCAGTTGGTTTATTGATGCAGACGAAGCACAAATCGATGCTGCTGCCAAAACTGGGGCAAAGTTTATCGAACTGCATACTGGTAAATATGCCGATGCAGAGAATGAAGTTATCAGAAAACAAGAATTAACAATTTTACAACAAGGAACAAAACAAGCTTTGGCTGTGGGTTTAAGAGTTAATGCGGGTCATGGTTTAACTTATTGGAATGTTTACCCTGTTGCTTGTATCCCTGGTATGGAAGAATTAAATATTGGTCATACCATCATCAGCCGTGCTGTCTTGGTTGGTATGGAAAGAGCAGTTAAAGACATGAAACTTGCCATGCGAGGCGAATTTTAA
- a CDS encoding YdcF family protein has protein sequence MTKKANYFRKKTKNWWLIDHKPRWGLTLQGWLSILLLTTIVIWLIGSQLHPFLAYTAPVKAEILVVEGWIEDEGLVGALTEFRRSNYQFLMTTGVPLDRGMYLSEYKNFAQLSAATLITLGLDKSKSIVIPTPEVKKDRTLAGAIAVQQWLAKNKIKITGMNVYSDDVHTRRTWFLFRKAIPESIAVGAIAHPSVRYEAKSWWTSSEGVRKTLSELIAYCYVRFFNWQA, from the coding sequence ATGACCAAAAAAGCTAACTACTTCCGCAAAAAAACAAAAAACTGGTGGTTAATTGACCATAAACCCCGTTGGGGACTGACTCTTCAAGGATGGTTGTCAATTTTATTATTAACTACAATAGTAATCTGGTTAATCGGTTCTCAATTACATCCTTTTTTAGCCTACACAGCACCAGTAAAAGCGGAAATATTAGTTGTAGAAGGTTGGATTGAAGATGAAGGGTTAGTAGGCGCGCTGACAGAATTTCGCCGAAGCAATTATCAATTTTTAATGACTACAGGTGTTCCTCTTGATCGAGGAATGTATCTTTCTGAGTATAAAAATTTTGCTCAACTTTCCGCAGCTACTTTGATTACTCTTGGTTTAGACAAAAGCAAATCAATTGTCATTCCAACTCCAGAAGTCAAAAAAGATCGGACTTTAGCAGGTGCAATTGCCGTTCAACAATGGTTAGCAAAAAATAAGATTAAAATTACTGGTATGAATGTTTATTCTGATGACGTTCATACTCGTAGAACTTGGTTTTTATTTAGAAAAGCAATTCCAGAATCAATTGCAGTAGGTGCGATCGCTCATCCTAGTGTAAGATATGAAGCAAAGTCTTGGTGGACTTCTAGTGAAGGAGTTAGAAAAACCCTTTCTGAGTTAATCGCCTATTGTTATGTCAGATTTTTTAACTGGCAAGCTTAG
- a CDS encoding DUF2301 domain-containing membrane protein, whose amino-acid sequence MTSTTFAQPQIYQGQFGEYTITKSDRIGVVIYRFGLVLAAICLIISSNLLFIQGQQAVNIITPLFVIFSIGLGISLVTIHIYLAVLHRVLQACLLIGSIASIIIAWQIDEPLALYVYHHPITLFGIGFTFVALTGIYFKEAFCFNRLETKFLTIIVPFLLLGHLLGWLPLGIEQILLAMWTILFTIFAVRKMIQPIDPDIGDKSVFTYLKEKKSVTN is encoded by the coding sequence ATGACATCAACTACTTTTGCCCAACCTCAAATATATCAAGGTCAATTTGGTGAATATACTATCACTAAAAGCGATCGCATTGGCGTAGTTATTTATCGTTTTGGTTTGGTATTAGCTGCCATTTGTTTGATTATTAGTTCTAATCTACTGTTTATTCAAGGACAACAAGCTGTAAATATAATTACACCTTTGTTTGTAATTTTTTCTATCGGCTTGGGAATTAGTTTAGTTACGATCCATATTTATTTAGCTGTTTTACATCGAGTTTTACAAGCTTGTTTATTAATTGGTTCGATAGCTAGCATCATCATTGCTTGGCAGATTGACGAACCACTGGCACTTTATGTGTATCATCATCCCATAACTTTATTTGGGATCGGTTTTACTTTTGTCGCTTTGACAGGAATTTATTTTAAAGAAGCTTTTTGTTTTAATCGTCTCGAAACTAAATTTCTGACTATCATTGTGCCTTTTTTGTTATTAGGACATTTACTTGGTTGGTTACCTTTAGGAATAGAACAGATTTTGTTGGCAATGTGGACTATTCTGTTTACAATTTTTGCCGTACGTAAAATGATTCAACCAATTGATCCAGATATTGGTGATAAATCAGTTTTTACTTATTTAAAAGAAAAAAAATCGGTGACTAACTAG
- a CDS encoding rhomboid family intramembrane serine protease, with the protein MNKTHQKRFYPITYILICINLTLFALEIKLGGSENLNTLDYLGALIPEKAIAGEWWRLLSANFLHFGWLHLITNMAALYFLGRLVEASFGLIRYLIVYFFSGIGAMFLFTLFTLKTGEENVVLVGASAAIMGLIGSILAIFLQIWFKKRTKVNARRLRLIIVVIIIQFLFDNLVPEVSFSSHLFGLIIGFVISSFLLLLQIRNKELSS; encoded by the coding sequence ATGAACAAAACGCACCAAAAAAGATTTTATCCAATTACTTATATTTTAATTTGTATTAATTTAACTTTATTTGCTTTAGAAATTAAATTAGGTGGTAGTGAAAACTTAAATACTTTAGATTATTTAGGAGCATTAATTCCTGAAAAAGCGATCGCAGGAGAATGGTGGCGGTTATTAAGTGCTAATTTTTTACATTTTGGTTGGTTACATTTAATAACTAATATGGCTGCTCTTTATTTTTTGGGGCGTTTGGTTGAAGCAAGTTTTGGTTTGATCAGATATTTAATTGTTTATTTTTTTAGTGGAATTGGGGCAATGTTTTTGTTTACCCTTTTTACTTTAAAAACAGGAGAAGAAAATGTAGTTTTGGTTGGGGCTTCGGCAGCAATAATGGGATTGATTGGCAGTATTTTGGCAATTTTCTTACAAATTTGGTTCAAAAAAAGAACTAAAGTTAATGCTAGACGTTTAAGATTAATTATTGTAGTAATTATTATTCAGTTTTTATTTGACAATCTCGTTCCAGAAGTTAGTTTTAGTAGTCATCTGTTTGGCTTAATTATTGGTTTTGTGATTAGTAGTTTTTTGTTATTGCTACAAATTAGAAACAAAGAGTTATCTTCTTAG
- the leuB gene encoding 3-isopropylmalate dehydrogenase gives MTKQYRITLLPGDGIGPEIMAVTVEVLKVVGKQHKIEFAFEEALIGGAAIDATGEPLPAKTLEICRSSDAVLLAAIGGYKWDNLPRQQRPETGLLALRGGLNLFANLRPATILPQLIDASTLKREVVEGVDIMVVRELTGGIYFGQPKGIFETETGEKRGVNTMAYTESEIDRIAKIGFETAQKRRGKLCSVDKANVLDVSQLWRDRVTAMAANYPNVELTHLYVDNAAMQLVRAPKQFDTIVTGNLFGDILSDAAAMLTGSIGMLPSASLGLDGLGVFEPVHGSAPDIAGQDQANPLAQILSAAMMLRYGLNEPEAATKIEQAVIKVLDQGYRTGDIMSAGMKAVGCREMGEVLIKVLES, from the coding sequence ATGACCAAACAATACCGTATAACTTTACTTCCTGGAGATGGCATCGGGCCCGAAATTATGGCAGTCACAGTAGAAGTACTTAAAGTGGTCGGGAAACAACATAAGATTGAGTTTGCTTTTGAAGAAGCTTTAATCGGTGGTGCAGCAATTGATGCAACAGGTGAACCCTTACCAGCCAAAACTTTAGAAATATGTCGTAGTAGCGATGCTGTTTTGCTAGCTGCAATTGGTGGTTATAAATGGGATAATTTGCCTCGTCAGCAACGTCCTGAAACGGGATTATTAGCCTTACGAGGAGGATTAAACTTATTTGCTAATTTGCGTCCTGCGACTATTTTACCACAATTAATTGATGCCTCTACCCTCAAACGAGAAGTAGTAGAAGGGGTAGATATTATGGTAGTAAGAGAATTGACTGGCGGCATTTATTTCGGACAACCCAAAGGAATTTTTGAGACAGAAACAGGGGAAAAACGCGGTGTTAATACAATGGCTTATACTGAGTCGGAAATAGATCGCATTGCCAAAATCGGCTTTGAAACTGCCCAAAAACGCCGAGGTAAGTTATGTTCGGTTGATAAAGCCAATGTTTTAGATGTTTCTCAATTATGGCGCGATCGCGTTACGGCAATGGCAGCTAATTATCCCAATGTAGAATTGACTCATTTATATGTAGATAATGCAGCAATGCAATTAGTCCGCGCTCCCAAGCAGTTTGATACTATTGTTACAGGTAATTTGTTTGGGGATATTCTTTCTGATGCTGCTGCGATGCTAACGGGTAGTATTGGAATGTTACCTTCTGCTAGTTTAGGCTTGGATGGACTAGGAGTTTTTGAACCCGTACACGGATCTGCACCAGACATAGCTGGACAAGATCAAGCCAACCCCCTGGCTCAAATACTTAGTGCAGCTATGATGTTGCGTTATGGTTTAAATGAACCTGAAGCAGCAACCAAGATTGAACAAGCAGTGATTAAGGTTTTAGATCAAGGTTATCGAACTGGAGATATTATGTCTGCTGGCATGAAAGCAGTCGGTTGTCGTGAGATGGGCGAAGTATTAATTAAAGTATTGGAGTCGTAA
- a CDS encoding four helix bundle protein, with translation MNHNNISIQDRTKNFAVRVIKAYVEINKRNYDDAAKVLSKQFLRSGTSIGANCAEAVFAQSKNDFVSKYSIALKEASETKYWIEIMIETELVSKKNLNL, from the coding sequence ATGAATCATAATAACATTTCGATTCAAGATAGAACTAAAAATTTTGCTGTTAGAGTTATTAAAGCCTACGTAGAAATAAACAAAAGAAATTACGACGATGCAGCAAAAGTTTTATCAAAACAATTTTTACGCTCTGGAACTAGTATAGGGGCAAATTGCGCTGAAGCTGTTTTTGCACAATCTAAAAATGATTTTGTATCTAAATATTCAATTGCTCTTAAAGAAGCCAGCGAGACGAAATATTGGATTGAGATTATGATTGAAACGGAATTAGTTTCAAAAAAAAATTTGAATTTATGA
- a CDS encoding RtcB family protein translates to MPYEQLNLSTPKPVLSWANHELAGNETQMAKNVASLPFVFKHVALMPDVHLGKGALVGSVIATKDAVIPAAVGVDVGCFTGDTEIPLVNGKKYTLADLVEQGKPIYVYACTDSGKIVCAEAIARKTRSNAELVKVVLDNHQEIRCTPDHQFMLRDGSYREAIKLKPNDSLMPFYAKTDKDGYTLIQQNYSGIWQEAHWIVARSGILGAVPKFENQRVVIHHKNFDQSDNRPENLEFMGNCDHSAYHRSLVEKNTSWQSPEFEAKRQKALAAKAKTKEGYEYFAQRGTANILNYMQNNPEHFLQSVAGNGERGKQYLITYNQSEKGRIKSKEIANRFYTCETCGDAIKSPIGLHNHPRYQHGYNHKVAAVFPLQEQEDVYCLSVPGYNNFALSAGVFVHNCGMAALKMPFHADQLDGKLKKIRQEIEAVIPVGFNENKNIEKTVTNWQGWRNFKELHRGVQDLDGKAMRQMGSLGGGNHFIELCLDTEEQVWLMLHSGSRNIGNKLAQCHISTAKQLAKLAEIKLPDPDLAYFVAGTPEFAAYWRDLQWAQNYARVNRDVMMARFKQIVEKHLAGGKPTKPLLSVNCHHNYAEKEIHFGEDVYVTRKGAVRAREEDYGIIPGSMGAKSFIVKGKGNHDSYCSCSHGAGRLMSRTQAKKRFDLQDLVKQTQGIECRKDSGVIDEIPGAYKPIDQVMKNQSDLVEVVATLKQVVCVKG, encoded by the coding sequence ATGCCTTACGAACAGTTAAATTTATCAACACCAAAACCAGTATTATCCTGGGCAAATCACGAGCTAGCAGGGAATGAAACCCAGATGGCAAAAAATGTTGCCTCTCTGCCGTTTGTTTTTAAGCACGTAGCTTTGATGCCGGATGTTCATTTAGGTAAAGGAGCGTTAGTTGGTTCAGTCATTGCCACTAAAGACGCAGTTATTCCTGCTGCTGTGGGGGTTGACGTGGGTTGTTTTACAGGGGATACCGAAATTCCTTTAGTGAATGGGAAAAAATATACGCTTGCTGATTTAGTTGAGCAAGGAAAGCCAATTTATGTATATGCCTGTACGGATAGTGGCAAAATTGTCTGTGCAGAAGCGATCGCTCGTAAGACTCGTAGTAATGCAGAATTGGTTAAAGTAGTTTTGGATAATCATCAAGAAATAAGATGTACTCCAGATCATCAATTTATGCTGCGTGATGGCAGTTATCGAGAAGCCATAAAGCTTAAGCCTAATGATTCTTTGATGCCTTTTTATGCCAAAACAGACAAAGATGGATATACTTTGATCCAACAAAACTATTCTGGAATATGGCAAGAAGCTCATTGGATTGTTGCTCGTTCAGGAATTTTAGGTGCAGTTCCCAAATTTGAGAATCAAAGAGTAGTTATTCATCATAAGAATTTCGATCAATCAGATAATCGACCAGAAAATCTAGAATTTATGGGAAACTGCGACCATTCTGCTTATCATCGTTCTTTAGTAGAGAAAAATACTTCTTGGCAATCCCCAGAATTTGAAGCTAAAAGACAAAAAGCCTTAGCAGCGAAAGCTAAAACAAAAGAAGGCTACGAATATTTTGCTCAAAGAGGAACGGCTAATATTCTTAACTATATGCAGAATAATCCCGAACATTTTCTTCAATCTGTAGCGGGTAATGGGGAAAGAGGAAAGCAATATCTCATTACATACAACCAAAGTGAAAAAGGAAGAATTAAAAGCAAGGAAATTGCTAATCGCTTTTATACCTGTGAAACTTGTGGAGATGCAATTAAAAGTCCGATTGGACTTCATAATCACCCTAGATATCAACACGGCTACAATCATAAAGTAGCTGCGGTCTTTCCTCTCCAAGAACAAGAAGATGTTTATTGTTTAAGTGTTCCTGGTTACAATAACTTTGCTCTTAGTGCAGGAGTATTTGTTCACAATTGTGGGATGGCTGCTCTGAAAATGCCATTTCATGCAGATCAACTCGACGGAAAGCTCAAAAAAATTCGTCAAGAGATTGAAGCTGTTATTCCCGTTGGTTTTAATGAAAATAAAAACATTGAGAAAACGGTTACTAACTGGCAAGGTTGGCGTAATTTTAAAGAATTACATCGAGGAGTTCAAGATCTTGATGGCAAAGCGATGAGACAAATGGGTTCTCTTGGGGGAGGTAATCATTTCATTGAATTATGTTTAGATACAGAAGAGCAGGTTTGGTTAATGCTTCATTCTGGTTCGCGTAATATTGGTAATAAATTAGCTCAATGTCATATTTCGACAGCGAAACAATTAGCCAAATTAGCAGAAATTAAATTACCAGACCCCGATTTAGCTTATTTTGTCGCAGGAACGCCAGAATTTGCAGCTTATTGGCGAGATTTACAATGGGCGCAAAATTATGCTCGTGTTAATCGCGATGTCATGATGGCTCGTTTTAAACAAATTGTTGAAAAACATTTAGCTGGAGGAAAACCAACTAAACCTTTACTTTCGGTTAACTGTCATCATAATTATGCCGAAAAAGAAATTCATTTTGGCGAGGATGTTTATGTTACCCGTAAAGGTGCGGTAAGAGCGAGAGAAGAAGATTATGGCATTATTCCTGGTTCAATGGGAGCTAAATCTTTTATTGTCAAAGGTAAAGGAAATCACGATAGTTATTGTAGTTGCTCTCATGGTGCAGGAAGATTAATGTCTCGAACCCAGGCTAAAAAACGCTTTGATCTTCAAGATTTAGTCAAACAAACCCAAGGAATTGAATGTCGTAAAGATTCGGGTGTCATCGATGAAATTCCTGGTGCTTATAAACCAATTGATCAAGTTATGAAAAATCAAAGTGATTTAGTAGAAGTGGTTGCCACTCTCAAACAGGTTGTTTGTGTTAAAGGGTAG
- a CDS encoding MBL fold metallo-hydrolase, with protein sequence MLFRQLFDRESSTYTYLIADLDTQEAILIDPVLEQVERDLQLLTELNLTLRYCLETHVHADHITGTGMLRQKTNCLGIVPANAAIECAEHQIKDGEVFKLESIIIKAIATPGHTTSHMAYLINGKRLLTGDALLIRGCGRTDFQGGDAGTLYDSVTKKLFTLPDDTLVYPSHDYRGYTVSTIGEEKNWNPRFVGRTRQDFIDFMNNLNLPEPKKMMEALPANKTCGQILTVKQ encoded by the coding sequence ATGCTATTTCGTCAACTATTTGACCGAGAATCAAGTACTTATACTTATTTAATTGCTGATTTAGATACTCAAGAAGCAATTTTAATAGATCCAGTTTTAGAACAAGTTGAACGAGATTTACAATTATTGACAGAATTAAACTTGACTTTACGCTATTGCTTAGAAACCCATGTTCATGCCGATCATATTACAGGAACAGGTATGCTACGGCAAAAAACTAATTGCTTAGGAATAGTTCCAGCCAATGCAGCCATTGAATGTGCAGAGCATCAGATCAAAGATGGAGAAGTATTCAAATTAGAATCGATCATTATTAAAGCGATCGCAACTCCTGGTCATACTACTAGTCACATGGCTTACTTAATTAATGGTAAACGATTATTAACAGGTGATGCCTTATTGATTCGTGGTTGTGGTAGAACCGATTTTCAAGGTGGTGATGCAGGTACACTCTATGACTCGGTAACCAAAAAACTCTTTACTTTACCAGATGATACTTTAGTTTATCCCAGTCATGATTATCGTGGATATACTGTTTCTACTATAGGTGAAGAAAAAAACTGGAATCCCAGATTTGTCGGACGAACTCGTCAAGATTTTATTGACTTTATGAATAATCTCAATCTTCCCGAGCCAAAAAAAATGATGGAAGCTTTGCCAGCTAATAAAACGTGCGGTCAAATTTTAACTGTAAAACAATAA
- the recF gene encoding DNA replication/repair protein RecF (All proteins in this family for which functions are known are DNA-binding proteins that assist the filamentation of RecA onto DNA for the initiation of recombination or recombinational repair.) has translation MYLKNLHLRSFRNYSEQQVDFTAQKTILVGNNAQGKSNLLEAVELLATLKSHRVTRDRELVLDGTNLSKIEATVERAYGTSELGLILRKQGRRTVELNHETLRRQVDFLGVLNAVQFSSLDLDLVRGAPESRRNWLDSLVTQLEPIYAHILQEYEQVLRQRNALLKKIVQREEQPSLTTSSADLKQLQLWDEQLAAAGSRVTRRRARVLARLTPIAQQWHHCISGTTEILKINYAPNVTWTEDEPDKVQQAFLTKLEQRRIVEQNQGKTIVGPHRDEIEFTINQTPARYYGSQGQQRTLVLALKLAELKLIEEVVGEPPLLLLDDVLAELDPNRQNQLLEVIGGQRGVDGKINGFQTLITTTHIGSFNHQWIEDAQIVTVEAGKIQNC, from the coding sequence ATGTATCTCAAAAATCTTCATCTGCGGTCATTTCGTAACTATAGCGAACAGCAGGTAGACTTTACCGCACAAAAAACTATTTTGGTGGGTAATAATGCTCAAGGAAAGTCTAACCTTCTCGAAGCCGTAGAATTACTAGCTACTCTCAAAAGTCATCGCGTAACTCGCGATCGCGAATTAGTATTAGATGGAACAAATCTTAGTAAAATTGAGGCTACTGTCGAACGAGCTTATGGGACATCGGAATTAGGCTTAATTCTTCGTAAACAAGGAAGACGGACAGTTGAATTGAACCACGAAACTTTACGCCGTCAAGTTGATTTTTTAGGAGTTCTTAACGCAGTACAATTTTCCAGTTTAGATTTAGATTTAGTTAGAGGCGCACCTGAATCTCGTCGTAACTGGCTTGATAGCTTAGTAACTCAACTAGAACCAATCTATGCTCATATCTTACAAGAATACGAACAAGTATTGCGTCAACGTAATGCTTTGCTCAAAAAAATTGTCCAAAGAGAAGAACAACCATCACTAACTACATCTTCTGCTGATCTTAAACAACTACAATTGTGGGATGAACAATTAGCAGCAGCAGGTTCTCGGGTAACCAGACGACGAGCTAGAGTTTTAGCAAGATTAACCCCCATCGCGCAACAATGGCATCATTGTATTAGTGGAACAACCGAAATTTTAAAAATTAATTATGCACCAAATGTGACTTGGACTGAAGACGAACCCGATAAAGTGCAGCAAGCTTTTTTAACTAAACTTGAACAAAGACGTATTGTTGAACAAAATCAAGGTAAAACTATAGTAGGCCCTCATCGAGATGAAATTGAATTTACAATTAATCAAACTCCTGCTCGTTATTACGGTTCTCAAGGACAACAACGCACCTTAGTTTTAGCTTTGAAATTAGCAGAATTAAAATTAATTGAAGAAGTAGTAGGAGAACCTCCTTTACTTTTATTAGATGATGTTTTAGCAGAACTCGATCCTAATCGACAAAATCAACTTTTAGAAGTTATTGGTGGTCAACGAGGAGTTGATGGCAAAATCAATGGTTTTCAAACTTTAATTACGACTACTCATATCGGTTCTTTTAATCATCAGTGGATTGAAGATGCTCAAATTGTTACTGTCGAAGCAGGTAAAATCCAAAATTGTTAA
- a CDS encoding glycosyltransferase family 4 protein, producing MTQVINQWMNKIKSLFFQAQRIQNQTVNAHQSNFKVSIFTQFFPPDYAATGQLIQELATHLAQQGMDIKIFTGQPGYAFDQEQAPAIERFTRLLIKRSRITKLSSGRIIGKALSGVLFCLRSSLHLLKSWHRGDVLMLTTAPPFLPAIGYLANLCFKRNYVCLIYDLYPDITTALSIFPNHHLLVKIWTAINHRVWQRAQGIIVLSPTMKQRLVAQAPQLADKISVIHNWADPDWIKPIPKEENWFATQYGMKDKFTVLYSGNLGRCHDAETIIETIKLLQHEPIQFVFIGGGAKKAICIETVANLGLQNCIFLPYQHKTDLPYSLTACDLSLVSIAPGFEGLVVPSKLYGILAAGRPVAAICESHSYLRELLEVAGCGVAFSNNDSLALAEFIRFLALNPEKAMAMGKAGRTYLESHFTPEIIAQKYLQVLKGVIWSDDKDDYQVDWSKKAALNSLR from the coding sequence ATGACACAAGTAATAAACCAGTGGATGAATAAGATTAAAAGTCTCTTTTTTCAAGCTCAAAGAATTCAAAACCAAACAGTTAATGCTCACCAGTCAAATTTTAAAGTTTCTATATTTACTCAGTTTTTTCCCCCAGATTATGCAGCTACAGGTCAGCTAATTCAAGAATTAGCAACTCATTTAGCACAACAGGGAATGGATATCAAAATATTTACGGGGCAACCTGGTTATGCTTTCGATCAAGAACAAGCTCCAGCAATTGAGCGTTTCACACGTTTACTCATCAAGCGATCGCGTATTACCAAACTAAGTTCCGGAAGAATTATTGGAAAAGCTCTCAGTGGTGTTCTGTTTTGTTTACGTTCAAGCTTACATTTGCTCAAATCTTGGCATCGTGGTGATGTTCTGATGCTTACCACCGCACCACCATTTTTACCAGCGATCGGATATTTAGCGAATTTATGTTTTAAACGTAACTATGTATGCTTGATTTACGATTTATATCCTGATATCACCACTGCACTTTCTATTTTTCCCAATCATCATCTGTTGGTTAAAATTTGGACTGCGATTAACCATCGAGTTTGGCAGCGCGCTCAAGGAATTATTGTTCTTAGTCCCACTATGAAACAACGATTAGTCGCTCAAGCTCCTCAACTAGCTGACAAAATTTCTGTAATTCATAATTGGGCAGATCCTGATTGGATCAAACCGATCCCCAAAGAAGAAAATTGGTTTGCCACTCAGTATGGAATGAAAGACAAGTTTACTGTTTTGTACTCAGGTAATCTTGGTCGTTGCCATGACGCTGAAACAATCATAGAAACAATTAAACTGTTACAACATGAACCAATTCAGTTTGTTTTCATTGGTGGTGGTGCCAAAAAAGCAATTTGTATAGAAACTGTAGCAAATTTGGGTTTACAAAACTGTATTTTCTTGCCTTATCAGCACAAAACAGATCTTCCCTATTCTCTCACAGCCTGTGATTTGTCATTAGTTAGTATCGCGCCTGGTTTTGAAGGATTAGTTGTTCCTAGTAAACTCTATGGTATTTTAGCTGCCGGACGACCTGTTGCTGCTATTTGTGAATCTCATTCTTATCTAAGGGAACTTTTAGAAGTGGCAGGTTGTGGTGTTGCTTTTAGTAATAATGATAGTCTTGCTTTAGCGGAGTTTATTCGTTTTCTGGCTTTAAATCCTGAAAAAGCTATGGCAATGGGTAAAGCTGGTCGTACATATCTAGAATCACATTTTACCCCAGAAATTATTGCCCAGAAATACTTGCAGGTACTTAAAGGAGTAATTTGGAGCGATGACAAAGATGATTATCAAGTAGATTGGAGCAAAAAAGCAGCTTTAAACTCCTTGCGATAA